In a single window of the Diospyros lotus cultivar Yz01 chromosome 10, ASM1463336v1, whole genome shotgun sequence genome:
- the LOC127811622 gene encoding pentatricopeptide repeat-containing protein At4g02750-like, which produces MSSKLKSIGEKGSHVFNLNSKITQLGKSGRIEDAVKLFNQMPHRNTVTYNSMISAYAKNGRINDARRLFDVIPRKNLVSWNSMMAGYMNNDEVGKAHELFDKMPQRDIFSWTLMITCYIRRGELEKARHLFNLLPDKGNPVCWNAMIAGYAKNRQLDKSVEIFEEMPQKNLISWNSMLAGYTQNGEMRLGLKFFDKMPERNVVSWNLMVDGFVGVGDLDLAWQLFQRIPNPNSVSQVTMLTGFARNGEIDKARLLFDQMTNKTVVSWNAMIAAYVQNSQIGDAMKLFIEMPEKNAVSWTTMIDGYVRINNLQEAKQLLDRMPCKDVAAQTAMISGYVQNKRMEEALEIFNKVGNRDLVCWNTMIAGYSQCGRMDEALNLFEQMIKRNIVSWNIMIAGYAQAGHMNRALQLFEEMGETNIVSWNTLISGFAQNGLFLESLGFFSLVMQDGKKPDQSTFVSGLSSCANLAALQVGEQLHQIVVKSGYVNDLFVSNALISMYAKCGVVSSAEYVFGDINSVDVVSWNSLIVGYAINGYGHEAVKVFQDMRIKGVAPDQVTFVGVLSACSHAGLIDWGLNLFKSMTHEYHIEPLPEHFACVVDMLGRVGRLEEAFLLARERKIEANAKIWGALLGACRVHKNLELGQLAAEELSKLEPHKTSNYVLVANIHAEARNWREVERVRALMKERGAEKQPGSSWIEYKHQLHVFLSGDKARPQTSDICNTLKTLTALMKNCSYMPDAKASVIDLS; this is translated from the coding sequence ATGTCATCAAAGCTCAAATCAATTGGTGAAAAGGGAAGTCATGTTTTTAACCTAAATTCGAAGATAACCCAATTGGGAAAGTCAGGTCGGATCGAAGATGCAGTTAAGCTATTTAACCAAATGCCCCATCGCAACACCGTCACCTACAATTCCATGATCTCAGCCTATGCTAAGAACGGCAGAATCAATGATGCAAGACGGCTTTTCGATGTCATCCCCCGTAAAAATTTGGTTTCCTGGAACTCCATGATGGCTGGGTACATGAACAATGATGAAGTTGGGAAAGCCCATGAGCTGTTCGATAAAATGCCCCAAAGAGACATCTTTTCTTGGACTTTGATGATAACATGTTACATACGTAGAGGCGAGCTTGAAAAGGCAAGACACTTGTTTAATCTGCTCCCTGATAAAGGAAACCCGGTTTGCTGGAATGCAATGATAGCGGGTTATGCCAAGAACCGGCAGCTGGACAAATCCGtggaaatttttgaagaaatgcCGCAGAAAAATTTGATTTCATGGAACTCCATGCTCGCTGGATATACTCAAAATGGGGAAATGCGTCtgggtttaaaattttttgacaaAATGCCCGAGAGGAATGTGGTTTCGTGGAATCTAATGGTGGATGGGTTTGTTGGGGTGGGTGACCTGGATTTAGCATGGCAGCTCTTTCAGAGAATTCCTAACCCAAACAGTGTCTCCCAGGTCACAATGTTAACTGGGTTTGCTAGGAATGGTGAAATTGACAAGGCGCGGCTACTGTTTGACCAGATGACCAATAAAACTGTGGTTTCTTGGAATGCTATGATTGCTGCTTATGTCCAGAACAGCCAAATTGGCGACGCTATGAAGCTATTCATAGAAATGCCCGAGAAAAATGCTGTATCATGGACTACCATGATTGATGGATATGTTCGCATAAATAATCTTCAAGAAGCGAAGCAATTATTGGACAGAATGCCCTGCAAAGATGTCGCAGCTCAAACTGCAATGATCTCTGGATATGTGCAGAATAAAAGGATGGAGGAAGCACTAGAAATTTTCAACAAGGTAGGAAACCGTGATCTTGTCTGTTGGAATACAATGATTGCAGGCTATTCACAGTGTGGAAGAATGGACGAAGCTTTAAATCTGTTCGAACAAATGATCAAAAGGAACATAGTTTCATGGAATATAATGATTGCTGGATATGCTCAAGCCGGTCATATGAACAGAGCACTGCAGCTATTTGAGGAAATGGGCGAGACTAATATAGTTTCCTGGAACACCCTAATTTCAGGTTTTGCCCAAAATGGTTTATTTCTTGAGTCACTCGGGTTCTTTTCTTTGGTGATGCAGGATGGTAAGAAACCTGATCAATCAACATTCGTTTCTGGACTGAGTTCTTGTGCAAATCTTGCAGCTCTTCAAGTTGGAGAGCAACTTCACCAGATTGTTGTGAAGAGTGGTTATGTGAATGATCTATTTGTCAGTAATGCATTGATCTCTATGTATGCCAAGTGCGGAGTGGTCTCGAGTGCCGAATACGTGTTCGGTGATATTAACAGTGTTGATGTCGTTTCATGGAATTCCCTGATCGTTGGGTATGCCATAAATGGGTACGGGCACGAGGCAGTTAAAGTCTTCCAGGACATGCGGATCAAAGGGGTGGCACCTGATCAGGTTACCTTTGTCGGGGTGTTGTCGGCATGTAGTCACGCGGGGTTAATAGATTGGGGTCTGAATTTGTTCAAGTCCATGACCCATGAGTATCATATCGAACCTCTGCCTGAACACTTTGCTTGCGTGGTAGACATGCTTGGCCGAGTGGGGAGGTTGGAAGAAGCCTTTCTACTAGCACGAGAAAGGAAAATTGAGGCCAATGCAAAAATATGGGGTGCTCTACTTGGCGCATGCCGGGTGCACAAAAATTTAGAGCTTGGTCAGCTTGCTGCTGAGGAACTATCAAAGCTTGAACCTCATAAAACTTCGAACTATGTGCTTGTAGCAAACATACATGCGGAGGCAAGAAATTGGCGTGAAGTGGAAAGAGTGAGGGCGTTAATGAAAGAGAGGGGAGCTGAGAAACAGCCAGGGTCTAGCTGGATAGAGTATAAACATCAGCTACATGTCTTTCTCTCTGGTGACAAAGCGCGGCCCCAGACATCAGATATTTGCAATACTTTGAAGACTCTGACTGCGCTGATGAAAAACTGCAGTTACATGCCTGATGCTAAAGCTTCCGTTATTGACCTTTCATAA
- the LOC127811623 gene encoding uncharacterized protein LOC127811623 isoform X2 yields the protein MDDKDQVQKRKWENLPHEANAPNHEESDYDGNLLVSSGKMGDGVEETQADKTEQIKVYRRSRFKRDLTKGRNIYSSASYDVHGLTENNIELQDEPGIHKKLQNENISGSSEQVKRELKEDDFGSAQVEETQADKTEQIKVYRRSRFKRDLTKGRNIYSSASYDVHGLTENNIELQDEPGIHKKLIGENISGSSEQVKRELKEDDFGSAQQEEIARKESAGTIVPQDDVCPIFPPQYEQVQDISERPELPMTMEAWSEEELDALWIGVRRYGPGNWLAMLKDPMSKILELRTSDALSERWKIERERIIYLENFQVMVSAGANLQEARPGGTVKIHTPQTSLVQSPDGTEVNEFHSECISSDPAFSVFPSDSENPIDATSRAKENQLHGLCDAGTDKVGTTDDFSDTESELSLKDWHVEKEVSSEGTISD from the exons GTAGAGGAAACCCAGGCTGACAAAACAGAGCAAATTAAAGTCTATAGAAGATCCAGGTTCAAGAGAGATTTGACCAAAGGGAGAAATATTTACTCCTCAGCATCGTATGATGTCCATGGTCTTACAGAAAACAATATTGAACTTCAAGATGAACCTGGTATACACAAGAAgttacaaaatgaaaatatatctGGATCTTCTGAACAGGTGAAGAGGGAACTAAAGGAAGATGATTTTGGTTCAGCACAG GTAGAGGAAACCCAGGCTGACAAAACAGAGCAAATTAAAGTTTATAGAAGATCCAGGTTCAAGAGAGATTTGACCAAAGGCAGAAATATTTACTCATCAGCATCATATGATGTCCATGGTCTTACAGAAAACAATATTGAACTTCAAGATGAACCTGGTATACACAAGAAGTTAATAGGTGAAAATATATCTGGATCCTCTGAACAGGTGAAGAGGGAACTAAAGGAAGATGATTTTGGTTCAGCACAG CAAGAAGAGATTGCCAGAAAAGAATCAGCAGGAACCATAGTCCCTCAAGATGATGTCTGCCCTATATTTCCTCCACAATATGAACAGGTGCAAGATATTTCTGAAAG ACCTGAACTTCCCATGACTATGGAGGCCTGGTCTGAGGAAGAGCTTGATGCTCTCTGGATTGGAGTACGCAGGTATGGCCCAGGAAACTGGTTGGCGATGCTCAAGGACCCTATGTCAAAAATTTTGGAGTTAAGAACTTCAGATGCTCTATCAGAGAGGTggaagatagagagagagagaattatcTACCTTGAGAATTTTCAG GTGATGGTTTCAGCGGGTGCCAATCTTCAGGAAGCAAGGCCAGGTGGTACAGTAAAGATCCACACACCACAAACATCACTGGTGCAATCTCCAGACGGTACGGAAGTCAATGAGTTTCATTCAGAATGCATTTCAAGCGATCCTGCTTTCAGTGTATTTCCTTCCGATAGCGAGAATCCCATAGATGCAACATCCAGAGCTAAGGAAAACCAGTTACATGGGCTTTGTGATGCTGGAACAGACAAAGTAGGTACAACTGATGACTTCAGCGATACTGAATCAGAACTCTCTCTGAAGGATTGGCATGTGGAAAAAGAAGTATCTTCCGAGGGAACCATTTCCGATTGA
- the LOC127811623 gene encoding uncharacterized protein LOC127811623 isoform X1, producing MDDKDQVQKRKWENLPHEANAPNHEESDYDGNLLVSSGKMGDGVEETQADKTEQIKVYRRSRFKRDLTKGRNIYSSASYDVHGLTENNIELQDEPGIHKKLQNENISGSSEQVKRELKEDDFGSAQVEETQADKTEQIKVYRRSRFKRDLTKGRNIYSSASYDVHGLTENNIELQDEPGIHKKLIGENISGSSEQVKRELKEDDFGSAQQEEIARKESAGTIVPQDDVCPIFPPQYEQVQDISERPELPMTMEAWSEEELDALWIGVRRYGPGNWLAMLKDPMSKILELRTSDALSERWKIERERIIYLENFQQVMVSAGANLQEARPGGTVKIHTPQTSLVQSPDGTEVNEFHSECISSDPAFSVFPSDSENPIDATSRAKENQLHGLCDAGTDKVGTTDDFSDTESELSLKDWHVEKEVSSEGTISD from the exons GTAGAGGAAACCCAGGCTGACAAAACAGAGCAAATTAAAGTCTATAGAAGATCCAGGTTCAAGAGAGATTTGACCAAAGGGAGAAATATTTACTCCTCAGCATCGTATGATGTCCATGGTCTTACAGAAAACAATATTGAACTTCAAGATGAACCTGGTATACACAAGAAgttacaaaatgaaaatatatctGGATCTTCTGAACAGGTGAAGAGGGAACTAAAGGAAGATGATTTTGGTTCAGCACAG GTAGAGGAAACCCAGGCTGACAAAACAGAGCAAATTAAAGTTTATAGAAGATCCAGGTTCAAGAGAGATTTGACCAAAGGCAGAAATATTTACTCATCAGCATCATATGATGTCCATGGTCTTACAGAAAACAATATTGAACTTCAAGATGAACCTGGTATACACAAGAAGTTAATAGGTGAAAATATATCTGGATCCTCTGAACAGGTGAAGAGGGAACTAAAGGAAGATGATTTTGGTTCAGCACAG CAAGAAGAGATTGCCAGAAAAGAATCAGCAGGAACCATAGTCCCTCAAGATGATGTCTGCCCTATATTTCCTCCACAATATGAACAGGTGCAAGATATTTCTGAAAG ACCTGAACTTCCCATGACTATGGAGGCCTGGTCTGAGGAAGAGCTTGATGCTCTCTGGATTGGAGTACGCAGGTATGGCCCAGGAAACTGGTTGGCGATGCTCAAGGACCCTATGTCAAAAATTTTGGAGTTAAGAACTTCAGATGCTCTATCAGAGAGGTggaagatagagagagagagaattatcTACCTTGAGAATTTTCAG CAGGTGATGGTTTCAGCGGGTGCCAATCTTCAGGAAGCAAGGCCAGGTGGTACAGTAAAGATCCACACACCACAAACATCACTGGTGCAATCTCCAGACGGTACGGAAGTCAATGAGTTTCATTCAGAATGCATTTCAAGCGATCCTGCTTTCAGTGTATTTCCTTCCGATAGCGAGAATCCCATAGATGCAACATCCAGAGCTAAGGAAAACCAGTTACATGGGCTTTGTGATGCTGGAACAGACAAAGTAGGTACAACTGATGACTTCAGCGATACTGAATCAGAACTCTCTCTGAAGGATTGGCATGTGGAAAAAGAAGTATCTTCCGAGGGAACCATTTCCGATTGA